A region from the Geobacter benzoatilyticus genome encodes:
- a CDS encoding GatB/YqeY domain-containing protein produces the protein MLRDRLTEEMKGAMKARDDIRLSVIRLIRSSVKNREIESRHELADGEIIEVISTLVKQRRESIRMFGEAGRTDLVEKEEKELAVLLTFLPQQLTREEVESLVAKVVADCGAQGPKDMGKVMKAIMPHVAGRADGSIVSAVVKEKLA, from the coding sequence ATGCTGCGGGACAGGTTGACCGAAGAGATGAAAGGGGCCATGAAGGCCCGTGACGATATACGGCTATCCGTTATTCGCCTTATTCGTTCTTCAGTTAAAAACCGTGAGATTGAATCTCGTCACGAACTTGCCGATGGGGAGATAATCGAAGTTATCTCTACGCTCGTCAAGCAACGTCGCGAGTCAATCCGGATGTTCGGAGAAGCCGGCCGGACCGACCTCGTCGAGAAGGAAGAGAAGGAGCTTGCAGTGCTCCTCACCTTTCTCCCGCAACAGCTTACCCGTGAAGAAGTTGAGTCGCTGGTCGCAAAGGTTGTCGCTGACTGCGGCGCCCAGGGGCCCAAGGACATGGGGAAGGTCATGAAGGCCATCATGCCCCATGTGGCAGGCAGGGCAGACGGTTCTATCGTTAGTGCCGTTGTTAAGGAAAAGCTTGCTTAG
- a CDS encoding CvpA family protein, giving the protein MSLLDILLWIVLLGFAAKGFMKGFVREVCSLLGLVLGGWAAFTYYLSAGAVLGDLIHLPPRVVSVAAFLCILLAIGLLFTLIGHFLTVVLKIALLGGVNRAGGVVFGLLQGALFLGIVLYLATFPPVPQGIRSMIPASGTARVLGNCGKDIVVGWREQAARKRAAGNIRVKDVIDPRR; this is encoded by the coding sequence ATGAGCCTTCTCGACATACTGCTCTGGATCGTTTTGCTGGGTTTTGCGGCAAAGGGGTTCATGAAGGGTTTTGTACGCGAAGTCTGTTCTCTCCTGGGATTGGTCCTGGGGGGATGGGCAGCCTTTACCTATTATCTGTCCGCAGGTGCTGTCCTGGGGGATCTGATCCATCTTCCTCCCCGGGTGGTGTCGGTTGCGGCGTTTCTCTGCATCCTCCTGGCGATCGGCCTCCTCTTCACCCTCATCGGCCACTTTCTTACCGTAGTTCTGAAAATTGCCCTCCTCGGGGGGGTAAACCGTGCCGGCGGAGTCGTCTTTGGACTCCTGCAAGGAGCTCTTTTTCTCGGGATCGTTCTCTATCTGGCGACGTTCCCTCCGGTTCCCCAGGGGATAAGGAGCATGATACCCGCTTCCGGCACAGCCCGGGTGCTTGGCAATTGCGGCAAGGATATCGTGGTAGGTTGGCGGGAACAAGCCGCGAGGAAAAGAGCGGCTGGAAATATTCGGGTTAAAGATGTCATTGATCCCCGACGATAA
- the dnaG gene encoding DNA primase has protein sequence MSLIPDDKIREVRERASILDVVSDYVSLRKSGANYQGLCPFHGEKTPSFNVNPARGIFHCFGCGVGGNVVTFIAKMEGLSFPEAVKFLAKRVGIEIEDRPVSPAEKRRQDEREELYGVMELAVGLYREALERSEEGGAARRYLEGRGVDGAMAEAYRLGFAPDRWDYLTRHLQHRSVSLDLAEKLGLVRRRDGGGFYDTFRNRLLFTIADIHGRAIGFGGRVLDDSLPKYINSPESPIYRKSEVLFGVSLAKGAMREMGTAIVVEGYFDHLALYQAGVRNVVATCGTAMTEGHIKLLKRYAGKVYTLFDADGAGNKATLRAMDLCLDAGFPVHVVELTAGEDPDSFIRKEGSEAFSSRLARARSGLDYFFRQLVRDEGTATVEGKVKIVDELAPRLAKVGNDIERELYVREMSRVLGVDPRSLVRRIGGSGSSVAPATHRGAAQVRRQRGADPEEMLLSLMGRYPEVAVMVKNHGLGRIFSERLLPAAGAILEFAGAGKQVEWGEILELVDGPEERGRLAAFLVNDEHLVDVDVHKAFEQCCAALERNSLGRVKELARELAATDPDVPRYRELLAEIDALRNRKSQLS, from the coding sequence ATGTCATTGATCCCCGACGATAAGATCAGAGAGGTTCGCGAACGGGCGTCGATTCTGGACGTGGTTTCCGACTACGTGAGCCTGCGCAAGTCCGGGGCCAACTACCAGGGACTTTGTCCCTTTCACGGTGAAAAGACCCCTTCCTTCAACGTGAATCCGGCGCGGGGAATCTTTCATTGCTTCGGTTGCGGCGTTGGGGGGAATGTGGTCACCTTCATTGCCAAGATGGAGGGGCTTTCTTTTCCTGAAGCGGTAAAGTTTCTTGCCAAGCGGGTGGGAATCGAGATAGAGGATCGCCCCGTGTCTCCGGCGGAGAAGCGGCGTCAGGACGAGCGGGAAGAGCTTTACGGTGTCATGGAGCTGGCGGTCGGACTCTATCGCGAGGCCCTTGAGCGAAGCGAAGAGGGGGGGGCGGCGCGACGCTATCTGGAAGGGCGAGGTGTGGACGGCGCTATGGCAGAGGCGTATCGTCTCGGTTTTGCTCCCGATCGTTGGGACTACCTTACCCGGCACCTGCAGCACCGTTCCGTCTCGCTGGATTTGGCGGAAAAGCTCGGGCTCGTTAGGCGCCGGGATGGGGGGGGATTTTACGACACGTTCCGCAACCGGCTCCTCTTTACGATTGCCGACATCCACGGCCGGGCCATCGGGTTCGGCGGCAGGGTGCTCGACGACTCGCTGCCGAAATATATCAATTCCCCCGAATCTCCCATTTACCGCAAGAGTGAAGTCCTTTTCGGCGTTTCTCTTGCGAAGGGCGCCATGAGGGAGATGGGGACCGCCATTGTTGTCGAAGGCTATTTTGACCACCTGGCCCTCTATCAGGCCGGGGTCAGGAATGTTGTCGCCACCTGTGGCACAGCCATGACCGAAGGTCATATCAAGCTTCTGAAACGCTATGCGGGGAAAGTCTATACCCTCTTCGATGCAGACGGAGCCGGGAACAAGGCGACGCTCCGAGCCATGGACCTTTGCCTTGATGCCGGTTTTCCCGTTCATGTTGTTGAGCTGACCGCCGGGGAGGACCCGGACAGCTTCATCCGGAAGGAAGGGAGTGAAGCGTTCTCTTCCCGCCTTGCCAGGGCCCGGTCGGGACTTGACTATTTCTTCCGGCAACTGGTGCGGGATGAAGGGACGGCCACCGTCGAGGGGAAGGTGAAGATTGTCGATGAGCTTGCCCCGCGGCTCGCAAAGGTTGGCAATGACATAGAACGGGAGCTTTACGTCCGGGAGATGTCCCGTGTCCTCGGCGTTGACCCCCGTTCGCTCGTGCGCAGGATTGGCGGCTCCGGGAGCTCCGTAGCTCCCGCAACTCACCGTGGCGCCGCGCAGGTCAGGCGACAGCGCGGAGCGGACCCCGAGGAGATGCTTCTTTCGCTCATGGGCCGTTATCCCGAAGTAGCCGTGATGGTCAAGAATCATGGGTTGGGGCGCATTTTCAGCGAACGGCTGCTCCCCGCGGCCGGAGCAATTCTGGAGTTTGCCGGAGCCGGGAAGCAGGTTGAGTGGGGGGAGATCCTCGAACTGGTCGATGGGCCGGAGGAGCGGGGACGCCTCGCTGCGTTTCTTGTCAACGACGAGCACTTGGTCGACGTTGATGTTCACAAGGCCTTTGAGCAGTGTTGCGCCGCTCTTGAGCGCAATTCGCTCGGACGGGTGAAGGAGCTGGCCCGGGAATTGGCGGCGACCGACCCCGATGTGCCGCGGTACCGGGAGCTTTTGGCAGAGATTGATGCCTTGCGAAACAGGAAATCACAGTTATCTTAA
- the rpoD gene encoding RNA polymerase sigma factor RpoD — translation MAKKSSDEVKQQLVDIGKEKGFLTYDEVNDVLPPDFSTEQIDDVMSMFGEMDIDLVDSSQKVKIPKMKLDLEEEEEMEGEQEEHEYEPGVLGRTSDPVRMYLREMGSVSLLTREGEVEIAKRIEEGERDIARVILTTPITVKEIIALGEKLRKFQVSAAEISKEVEEEELEEDEEDVQTTRVLAIIDGIHELDVRVEAITEELDAEGVAAKRQKELLAEQKEIRDNLAELVKSLRLKDRHITKIAQRLKELSGKVEAILAEIAGVEAEAGINAERLKDMVAKGDEKVKGLKVSIEEAQKLEKKIRAAEKKLKKLEHESGFKAQELSEALHAIDRGEAKAKLAKSELVEANLRLVVSIAKKYTNRGLQFLDLIQEGNIGLMKAVDKFEYQRGYKFSTYATWWIRQAITRAIADQARTIRIPVHMIETINKLIRTSRQLVQEIGREPSPEEIAERMSLPLDKVRKVLKIAKEPISLETPIGEEEDSHLGDFIEDKGVVSPLEAVIKANLSEQTSRVLSTLTPREEKVLRMRFGIGEKSDHTLEEVGQDFEVTRERIRQIEAKALRKLRHPSRAKKLKSFVE, via the coding sequence ATGGCCAAGAAAAGTTCGGACGAAGTCAAACAGCAGCTGGTGGACATCGGCAAGGAGAAGGGGTTCCTTACCTATGACGAGGTCAACGACGTGCTGCCTCCCGACTTCTCAACGGAACAGATTGATGATGTTATGAGCATGTTTGGCGAGATGGATATCGATCTCGTCGATTCGTCCCAAAAAGTCAAGATCCCCAAGATGAAGCTCGACCTGGAAGAGGAAGAGGAAATGGAGGGGGAGCAGGAGGAGCATGAGTACGAGCCGGGTGTTTTGGGCCGCACGAGCGACCCTGTCCGGATGTACCTGCGGGAGATGGGCTCCGTTTCCCTTCTTACCAGGGAAGGCGAAGTAGAGATTGCCAAGCGGATTGAAGAGGGCGAGCGCGATATAGCCCGCGTCATACTCACGACACCCATCACTGTAAAGGAGATCATTGCTCTTGGTGAAAAGCTCCGCAAATTTCAGGTAAGCGCGGCTGAAATCAGCAAGGAAGTTGAGGAAGAGGAGCTTGAGGAGGACGAGGAAGACGTCCAGACGACCCGGGTGCTGGCCATCATAGACGGTATACACGAGCTTGACGTCAGGGTGGAGGCCATTACCGAGGAGCTTGATGCCGAGGGCGTTGCTGCAAAACGGCAAAAAGAGCTCCTCGCAGAGCAGAAAGAAATCAGGGATAATCTTGCCGAGCTTGTGAAATCCCTCCGGCTGAAAGATCGCCATATAACCAAGATTGCCCAGCGGCTCAAGGAGCTTTCCGGCAAGGTTGAGGCCATTCTGGCTGAGATTGCCGGAGTTGAGGCCGAAGCCGGCATCAATGCTGAGCGTCTCAAGGATATGGTTGCCAAGGGTGATGAAAAGGTCAAGGGGCTCAAGGTGAGCATTGAGGAGGCACAGAAGCTCGAGAAGAAGATTCGTGCCGCCGAGAAGAAGCTCAAAAAGCTGGAGCATGAGTCGGGCTTCAAGGCCCAGGAGCTTTCCGAGGCGCTCCATGCCATCGACCGTGGCGAGGCCAAGGCGAAGCTGGCCAAGTCGGAGCTTGTGGAGGCCAACCTGCGGCTGGTCGTTTCCATCGCCAAGAAGTACACCAACCGTGGCCTCCAGTTCCTGGATCTCATCCAAGAGGGGAACATCGGTCTCATGAAGGCCGTGGACAAGTTCGAATACCAGCGGGGTTACAAGTTTTCCACCTACGCAACGTGGTGGATTCGCCAGGCCATAACCAGGGCCATTGCAGACCAGGCACGGACCATCCGGATTCCGGTTCACATGATCGAGACCATCAACAAGCTGATCCGGACCAGCCGCCAGCTGGTGCAGGAGATCGGCCGCGAGCCGTCGCCCGAGGAGATTGCCGAAAGGATGAGTCTCCCCCTGGACAAGGTGCGCAAGGTCCTCAAGATTGCAAAGGAGCCCATCTCACTCGAAACTCCCATCGGTGAAGAAGAAGATTCGCATCTGGGCGATTTCATCGAGGACAAGGGGGTTGTTTCTCCCCTGGAGGCGGTCATCAAGGCCAATCTGTCGGAGCAGACATCCCGCGTTCTTTCCACCCTGACCCCCCGTGAGGAAAAGGTGCTGCGGATGCGCTTCGGCATTGGAGAAAAGAGCGATCACACCCTTGAGGAAGTGGGGCAGGATTTCGAGGTTACCCGGGAACGGATTCGTCAGATCGAGGCCAAGGCACTGCGCAAGCTTCGGCATCCGAGCCGGGCAAAGAAGCTGAAAAGCTTTGTTGAATAG
- the ybaK gene encoding Cys-tRNA(Pro) deacylase has translation MAKESKAPVTAAVRALRAAQVPFADRLYAYEEKGGTAVSSRELGVDEHAVVKTLIMEDEAKNPLIVLMHGDRQVSTKELARVLGVKAISPCTPETAQRHTGYLVGGTSPFGTRRRMPVCLEETILDLPRIYINGGKRGYLVEMDPRDAVKLLDPTLVRVAI, from the coding sequence ATGGCAAAGGAGAGCAAGGCGCCGGTTACGGCGGCGGTACGGGCTCTGCGGGCCGCGCAGGTTCCGTTCGCCGACCGCCTCTATGCCTATGAGGAAAAGGGGGGTACCGCCGTTTCCTCCCGGGAGTTGGGGGTGGATGAGCACGCCGTGGTGAAAACCCTCATTATGGAGGACGAGGCGAAGAACCCGCTGATCGTCCTGATGCATGGCGACCGCCAGGTTTCCACCAAGGAACTGGCCCGTGTGCTCGGCGTGAAGGCCATCTCCCCCTGCACTCCGGAAACGGCCCAGAGGCACACGGGGTACCTCGTGGGGGGGACTTCTCCCTTCGGGACCCGCCGCCGGATGCCGGTCTGTCTGGAGGAGACGATTCTTGACCTGCCGCGCATCTACATCAATGGCGGTAAACGGGGGTATCTCGTGGAGATGGACCCCCGCGACGCGGTGAAGCTTCTCGACCCC